The Colias croceus chromosome 6, ilColCroc2.1 genome contains the following window.
AATTGtatgaacattttatttattcgacGCGTCGCTCAAAATGTATTGGGTTACCAATTAAATGTATGGTGAGTGTTGCCAgtggattatttttttttccactactcctatttattaaatatgttatttagaAATATGAAGTTTTGGAGCTATATATGGGaactatgtaattatttaatctcTTTCTATATATTTGACGATGTCCATTGGCAATAGTCGAGATTATGGAGTGACGTAAAAGCGATCAGTACAAAGAGTAGCGGTTAGGTTAACGGTGTTGCTATAGTGAATTGAAATTGTATGCCATTTCCAAAAATGTATGCATTTGagcgaaataaatatttagatcaacggattagttttattttttactaacaCCTCCTACCCAAATTTACGATATTTAACAACGAACTTGACTCGTATACAATTTGTTATTCTTTGAGTAAAAACTCATAAATTGAGTAGttagcatattttttttttgaattattggaATATAAAAACATGATATACAAAGCCACATAGGCCCTTATTAATTCACGTATAACTGAAATGAAATTTCTCGTATTCTACGCTGAACTATAACTGTTGTTGGATATCTTGATCCACTGTACAATTTGTTGAACtctattcattatattacgCAGTTTATATCGTAACGTAACATAAAATGGAAAGTGCAGTAAACGCCTACTGCCATCGGGTGTTGTCATGCGAAACGATTATTGTATTTAACGAGTGAATTTCGAAGTAATAGCCGCTCTTAGGTTATAATTGAAGGTAGTCGCGTCGATTGGCCACGCCTTGATGTAGACGAGATTCGGTTTGATGGATATGTCTAGagatataatttttctttgcgttgagtgtaaataattggaataatgaagtgtaaaattttgtattgccgatttacttacattttttactTACAAGTggcaaattataatttttaagtattattatgttgttgCCAGAAACGACAAGTTACTTtacaattgaaataatgagtcactatcaattaataatacctcttttaagaaaataaaatatacatttcctccaaaattattaaacaaacgTATATAGTATCTCATGAACggtttttaaataactatctCGTGTGTATCGAAGAGTTGTTCAATAGCCACGCCCCTCTGCTGCCCTTAATGGATGTAGAGAGTGTTTGACAAAATTTGACACCTTAATTAGAGGGAAGAGTTTGACTGACTCGTGTAGGATGCAACCTGGCCTTTACATGTATAGCTTGACTCCAAGCTTGACTCATATgtgtaatttaatttgcaagGCAAATAGTTCATAGGAATTTTTGAATAAGTACAAATTTTCCCGTTTGATTAAAGTTTACACTATCTTATTCCCActgtaaataactaaaaacaaaTCTATAAAATGAAGACCTATTAGTTCAGTTAGTATTTCGCAACGGCCAtggcaaataaaatatttaatcttacaatattgtatatagGTACGTTTTGTTACTTTCCTATTTGGTTAGGCAGTAAATTTACCGAAAACCAAAATTGACAGTGAAATTGTAAGTCAAAGAAAATTTTGCGGAATATCCTTAACTGTTATCTTTTGTGCGGagaaaaatttaactacaatGGCTGTCGCTTTACCGATGGAATCCAACCCTGAGGTGATGAACAAGTACCTCCAAAAGCTAGGCGTATCGAGTAAATGGAAGATGGTCGATGTTCTAGGTTTGGAGAAAGATGCTCTTCAATGGGTCCCACGTCCGGTCCTTGCTGTTCTTCTTCTATTTCCCCTTTCAGAAAGTTACGAACAGCACCGCTCTCAAGAGGAAATCGAGCTAAGAAGCAAAGCCCAGGAAGTCAACGATGTGTTCCACCTTAGACAAGTACTTAGCAATGTATGTGGAACAATAGCACTAGTTCATAGTGTGGCCAACAATGCACATACGATTGAAATAGAAGAAGGCCCATTGAAAAGGTTCTTGAATGACGCTAAAGGTCTTGATGCAGCGGCCAAAGGAGCTCTACTAGAGAACTCTGCTGCTCTGCTTGATGCATACAAAGACTTGGTAGGAGGTGGTAATGACGAAACCGATGTCAATGAAGCGTCTAATCATTTCGTAACTTTCATCCATAAGGATGGAAAGTTATTCGAATTGTACGGCAGAAAATCTTTTCCAATAGAACATGGTGCTACAACACCAGAAACGTTTTTGGAAGACGCTGCGAAAATATGTCGCGAATTTATCGCCAGAGAACCGGACAATATTGGGTTCAATGTTATTGCTCTCGTTTCTTCTGAGTAATATATTtgatgattaattttatttggtaGTGAAATGTTCATGAACACAATtagtttcataaaataaataagttctTTTATGGatcatttgtttatatttttcccTTTTAGCTTTAAGTTTTGTATAAGTAaatataggtctaccagaatctgatggcatatttataattaagaaataaaagattttcatatggcaatgttatttgacaactatcaaattggttgtcaaattatttgtcttctttggaattgatgaataatttttaggattttgtctaaaaaatcttcgaaaatgtcgaaaaagccgctgcaaTCACAACAAGAGATGTTGTTTATAACGTGTAtggaaaaacattcgatgaagaagggtcaaacacatcacaattttcaatgttgaatattttattggtaaattggacttacccgttttgatacttaaaattaaaaatattataagtaggtaactataatattgtttgttgattacaatataattttatgaaaacaagagtttccaatacggctattcgtcaagtccaagctgtccaagtcaatttgatattgtgtgcatctgttaatacttacgaaaataaacatagtttttatttattttataaaaaaattattagcattatctagttttgatctgcattatcattacatccatatttttacatggcataatgataatgaatatacaaatataggtatgtgtaaataataatatgtataacatagataaaagtaatatgtatattatacatgtaagtatgtacctacataatattaagtggatatctcattattaagtacattattgttcacttatgtaatgtgactaatgatgttgaggacaaaataaaaaataagcagtatcaagatcgttcagtccattttccctagggttgcacactcaaaattttgatttccctgattgccatcagattctggtttacctatagtAATCATATTGTTCATTCTTCAACTTTTATTGAACTGGTAACAACAAAGATGTTCcgtatttaatacaatttgccATCTTTATCAGACAAATACAAACATATCCGTGAAAAAATGATAACAGatctaattgaatattaattggtGTAACACGTACAACAAATCTTACTTTGTTCCTAAATTTGTGCATTCACATCTCAATTAAGAAACCGAGGCACACTCGCAACACGGCTCCTGCATTCCTCCTTAAAATCCCCTATCTTCggaaactaattaaaaattcgCCTCGCCTCCGTAGCCTGGTGTTCAATCGGGACGATATAACTTCATTTAAAAACGAGCAATCTTGTCCAAGATAAGAGCTGGCGAGAAAACAACGAAGAGCGCAGCCACACGCGGCTGCGACGCGCACGagcaacaaaaacaaataaacaaaactacATACTTTTAAATGGAACGCGAGAGAATTCACCGCGTAACTATGCCGATACTGGGAAGGACGCGACATCGGTAAGTCACGTCACCGAATAAATGACGCCGGccctgaaataaatatataaatattgtatttgtataaagaaaataatgcgACGGGGACCCCGAAtgctttaaatattcaaatgaaGCGAGCCGAGGTGAAATACGAAGGCGAGCTCGTTCGAGTTGAGCCCAATTAAATCGGTGCCACTGAGgtagaaattaaaaacaaaaggaGGATGACAGGGGTCCAGCGCATTTTTCTCATGAGTATTATTAGCGCGATGTCAACCCACAAAAAATGGTTTTAGAGGCTCGTCGTGATCGCGATGCTTATCGATAACATCCCcgttttgtattgttttgatAAGTGATGTTTGTGCACTGGGCCGGCGGGTGACGTTTACATTCGCTCTACACGCTTGATAGATACGAGCTCCTCTGTGAATTCCTCGCTATCCTAACCCACATTAACAAAACATGTATAATGGCAGATAATCGATTACATCTGATAGTTAATCAGTCACTTGTAGTGGACAAACTGATTTTGTTTTGGGATCGATTTGGATATTTAACTTGTgtttttttatccttgttgaGAATGACCCTAAATCTGTGCGACAATTTCCTCTGTAGCATTGCAAAAAACCTTTCTTTGCTTGAGAAGTAGGTAATCGGTATCTTTTGATAGAATAGTTAGGTATGATAGAATAAGTTGCTATAATTAGATTACTACTTTTAAAACGCTGAAAAAACTCTTTTTATAGAGGTAGAGCCACCGGGCTCTACCTCTTACGTATGTATGTTTTCATTTTGAGCTTTTATATCCTCATgtatatttcatttcattgtgTTTGTCATGTTTGGTATTACAGTTTTAAGGTAGGTACTATTCCTTGTACAACATTGAGATTCATTAACACCGCTACGACCTCCAGACGCTTGATTTATTcaaacaaaatacatttattttggaCAATGATGATCTAAGTGCTTATTGAGCTCTCTTACCACGAAATACAGGACGGTTAACAAAAGTCTCGATACATCGCTCGTTGAAATTAATTTCGAAAAACGTAAGTAAGAAAAATGGGTAATGGATAGTGGTTGGTGATTTTTGTTGTAACATATTGTATGAATGATGGTAGGTTGCGCGAGGCTCGCGACGGGGGTCCCGCCGGGGCCTACTGACGCTCATCACTATTCAATAAGTTccatttattgaaattacataatttgtgTGTGAATAATGACGATTGTGATGGATCTTCGTGGGCGATGCGAGCGACTTAAACCCGATTAACTTTTGACCGCAATATCGTATTAATAAGCTGTCTATTCAACACTGGCCTGTACTCACATTCGGTGTGCTGTTCTGCTTGGCTCCGtccctttatttttatattgagaTAAAAAATGCTATCAACCaaccattaataaaaaactaccAAGTACCAATGTGTCTACATacattctttctttttttcaccaaccttcctcttgaatcactctatctattaaaaaaaaccgcatcaaaatccgtggtgtagttttaaagattaaagcgtacaaaaggacatagggacataaggacagagaaagcgactttgttttatactatgtagtgattctattcgattttttttacaatattttaggattttttgttattttgaagTTACTAAACAAACACtgctaaaataactttaaattacTAGGTATAAAGTAACATGCTTACGCCTTACAGACaacataggtacttacctaatttaaattttctgtaCATACTAAGCGCTTAGGTATCCAAAGGTGTTTACTACATATTTACAGGCaacaaataatattcttaatCTCAAATTACTCATAAGGAAATCGCATACAATATTAACGAGGCTATTAAAACAGCTGGTGTCAAACAACAGTTTCAAGCGGAATAAAACCCCATAATGACATGGAAATGGAGTAGAGTTTAAACCATAGCCGCGGTTACAATTATTCATGTCATCACGCACTTgggttatttatatttttaattcttgcTCGTTACAATCCGCGGGGATTTGTGCCACGATTGTtggttataataaataatgtatgatTGAAATTAAATGCTTATAGGGCtagttaatgtttatgaaTAGGTACTTAGTTTTTAGTTTCGTTTGATGCATAATTAGAAAGAGATTTTGTGAATTTAGAGCATAATTTTAAAGGAGAAAAGGGACTTCTGCAACACAGCATAATgacagaaaaattaaatttagacaAGATATTTCAGATACTTATGTTCCTATTTTACgtggttattttatttatcataaaacaggcctaggtatacctacttagtttTCTTACAAGAAATATTGTCAGTTTTTGCAAGTTCAAAGATAGTATAGAAAAATACACAGTTTAGGTATCTCTATTTCACCCCAAGTTACATTAATGTTATTAGACAAATAGATGTGTTCCGACAAACGAGACGGTTACAATTTCGTCACAAGATTTATTGCACAGCACTTGCAACGCAAACTGACGTGCATTACCGGCTGTTATGAATAAAACATAGTCTTCCATGTTCTTTGTGACTTTAAACCACTTGCTCATAGCGATTATGATTGGATCGAGCGCTGTTTTAAACCTAGtaatgtaagtaataaatattgagaCATACCTAGTACTAGTGGATAGGGTTAATtggattttaaaattttagctTTGTTCTTGGGATATTCTTATAGTTGTGAAAGCAAACAAACAGCTCTGAAACAACCTTGAAACAACATAAagctttgttattatttttttttttttaacatacatacaatcattacaattacaatttattacaataggtatacaattaatattcatgtaaaagtatataaataaaaaggctaccaaaacaattatttatacattagttattacaattttaggTGTCCAAATCAATTTAAAGAAGGGTGGAACAGCGTTCGCAGTTCAGCTTACCACAAAACATGTGAAACtgtgtttttctttctttacGTTGCACCGGAGCAAATTCATTATCTATACCTATAATTTTGGTGTGATGTAGTGTGAGCTTGGTATGTCTTTTACCGGGGTAAAATATCTTATTGGTATGGGAATTCCTTAGGTGCGGCGCCGCGGGCCGTAAGCTAGCTAGAAGGAAAAAGTAAAATCGGAACAGAAACAATTGATTTGTATGCAATCAGTTTTTATAGGAATCAGTGAGTTGAACACgccttattatattataacaatgaaatattgAGATGAAGAAGCAGTTCATCGATACCGTCAATAAATCTTGCTACCATTTAAATCagacaacaaaaaataatttatttacatccaagtgtttcaaaatatttacaatcagtCACTTACAAAGTCACATACTTATAAAGCTCTGTACATTTGTCACTATCGAGTTCCTACGTTGAGTAGGCGTCTTTATATAGAAAGTGGATATGTACTGCGATGCGCCCGGGCCGACCATTTTACGAGTTCCGAGAAACCACAAAGGTAAGGCACGATGCGGCCAATGAAAACGGTAAATtgtctaaattaaattaggcGGAGGCGACTCGTGACAACTGAACTGATGTTGTCTAAACGAATTCGTTCTTAGTCGTAAAACAAACCAGATTAACATTCTTTTGCGTTCACCAAAACCAGCTTTTTGTggattcatttatttttatggatttACAAACGATTTTCGTTGCAGCGATACGAGTGACATGCAGTTTGtgattcaataatattttacaatgacGATTAGGTTTAAGAATGTAACATTTATGTTAAATTCACATTTTAGGGTATAAGCCATGTTTAAGCTTCTCCTTAGATCCAAATATCGTTATGTAATACAAATTACCGCGATCTTATTTTCAAATTcctgaaaaattattaaaaagaggAATCCTGAAATACGCAATACTTTTTTTCCTATCCAAAGAAAAAAAGCTCCCAATGAAGCTTTTTTATGGTTATCCTgtctttttcaatattttgtatttttttacaaaatatccTTTTCGCTCTCCTTTTCTAAACggcatatatttatttgaatcctcattatatttaaattgaatataaaatttcattcagATTCATAATCAGAACGGATAGAGTTATCagtaaatctttatttttaataggtactacTGACTATTTAGTTCCCTAAATATGGTCATTAATATTACTATCTAAttgacaataaatataaaaggataatttttattatagggTTGAATGTAAATATGATTTGAGTCACAAAACAGTGGGTTATACAGCAGCACCCCCCGTAGAGAGATAACTCCCTCAATTAAGCAAGTCTTAAACCGATTATATATATCAAATGATTATTCTAAACATTTGGGATTAATATGctatatgataaaaaatataatgaagcATTATAATGGCACATAAAATTTCAgtaattgaatgaaaattgaattattgtgATAAATTTAGTTTGCACACTCTTTATGTGCTCCGGTgtttttagataattttatatatctacatatttataagtatacgTGAAATCTAGAAATTATCTACgcattgttattttatgattttcatCATCAACATCATCTTACCCAGTGGGCttttattctaatttattaATCTGACCAAAGCAGACTTGTGGtgactttattattttatagattcaAGCTATTTGTAGACAAATTGAACACTTTAATTagatcataattattattactcaaCTATTACCGAACCCTCGCATTTTTTATGACGTCGGAGTTGAAGTTTTATCCGCTGATCCATCACGGTTTAACTCCATGACTTCCTATATTaggataattattttgtaggtgcatataaatgaaaatataaatatgcagttaattttctttacctattgaaataatttatatgcgaattaaacttaaaaaaaaagaaaaaatctattattaattattatgcattgtattaatgtaagtaataaaaatatttcaaaaatacttAAGTAATGCGAAATATTTGACTTCATAATTTTGGGAACGAAAAGAATTCCAATCTATCTGTCTCTACTTATCGttactaataaaaattctaaaatactTTAGCATAAAACTGTTCTAGTGAACATTATAGAAAGTGCTATCTTGATAAATCACGGGCATCGACTGCTTTGTCAATAAACTATTCGGATTGGATTACAACTGGTTTAAACTTTTACCAGCGTAGAAATTTGGTTGAGCCAAGATTCGTAGAATCAGTGTCTATGTTGCTTCGGGTTAATTATTGGTGGGGAGTGGGGAGATTAATGAGTGGCTACTGCTGGCTTATCGCAGCATCTGGTCATGACTGATCATCTGTCGTGCGCCTGCGCTTGCGCAACTAGTGATGTACTGTGTTATCGATagattatgtttatttatctgtgcatttatttttctattaccATTCGAGGTTTATGGGaaatgaatataatagaaacttgtttaatgttttttataatttttttataatttgtagaGTGCGActtattttaagaatataatGGATCGAGAATTGACATTCAATGTGGAAATAGATACCTAACTCACATAAATCAAAAGAAAACAACTGAAGCAAATTTAACTATAATCCAACTGCAATTATAAAAAGGAAGTATCTCACAATCGACAAAATTCCCAAAATACCCGATCCACGTGTAACCTAACGAGTTAGAAACAAAAGTATCGACAAAAATTCCTCAAATATCAGCGCGCATCACTATCTGTCGTGATATGACAGTGGTCTGCAGCTTCCCAGAACCCGTACTCATCGAATACCTTACGAGCACCATTCTGCTTTTTTCATTGCTATACTTTTATTGGTGcattgaaatatttgtttagaTAAAATGACGTTTAGGTAGATCGCTACATTAGGATTAATGTCGGGCATCAGTTATCCGCTTGTCCCcttatattgttgtgttctgATGGCGAACTGACACGACAATCGAATATTTAATGGTTAAACTTGAATACTGTGTTACGTGTTCAGTAACGCGCTTTTCTTGGTATCCTTATCGAGTATTTTGTTTACCAGCTCTTTAGAACCTTTAAAAGGGTTCTGTTTCATGGCTCTTATTTCATAAACCCTTccttgtttttaatttcagcGATCCTCGTATGACAGAATGCTTATAGTGACTATTCAAGTATTCCCTTTACCTTCATATTAATGTTatcatttacatttaaaaaaacattttatataaaaataccacACCAAGTAcctaatcataaaataaaaatccgtAATAAATAAAGCAAGAATGCCGATAGAGAATCGTTCATCATATCGTTCATTACTGTACATTATCGGAATGCCGACACAATCGCTTGATTCGAAAGATCGATTGATCTGTATCGACTTTTTGATATACGAGCTCGGTTCCATACATCTGATGCTACTGTATCAGCCTACTGATTGCGacataaaatattacgaaTTAGCATAATCGTGACGAGTTATCCCATGTGTATGATGGATTTCCtctaaataattgaaacaCAGGTACGTTTGTGTTGGTTTAATTCATCCATTTGCTGAAtagtaaattacttttttcgTGCTGTTTGCATATAgctattatgattttttagtaaagaataataaaaacgtcTCTACATATCTCTCTTGTCTCTACATACTATCGCATTTCTCAAAAAACACGAATTAACCTGATTATGTGTAGGAGTACGGccctaaataataattcactaataataatgttagtaCACAGGTATAATTTGTATTACCAAAGGATATTTACTTCAAACTAAACTTAATATTCCATCACTATTATTACATCACTAAATCAGTAGAGGAGGTCACAGGAAGTCACCGGTTCACGCGATTTTTTCCAACTAACATATAACAATTGGTTCGTATCTACAGTTATTATAGCGATCATTAGTCAAAACTGTTAGTTAAATCTGTCTCTTAACTACCCATTTAACATCGAAATGTGCCAACCGAAGCGACAcagataattataattgttcatttaaatacaaagGCTAATTTAATAAGTGACCCGGCTTCCAAATGTCAAAgctgtttaaataaaaaacgacaTCGATgtgaataaatgataataatgtgAATAAACGGAACGCCCAGGCGGGTGTCATGGGAAATGAGACTTTTTATACTTCAAATAAATTGgaagtcattttttaaacgttattTTTTGGATATTGAGCTCGTACAATGGGTGGACAAGCACGGCTGTTaggttacatttttaacatcATTATAACTGAAAAGCAGTGACTGATGATGGCTGGTAGTTGGTACTCCGGAAGGCTTATGTTCGTTTCCAAGAAAGCGTCTCTCGTAGGTGGCTAGCTTCGTACcggtatttataatatctcgtaacaatgatattaatatagagtgttgtaaattaatattgtgtttaaCTGGATACaatgttattaattgtattattgcgTTCGTATCTAGTTAAGTGATAAGac
Protein-coding sequences here:
- the LOC123692840 gene encoding ubiquitin carboxyl-terminal hydrolase-like, which produces MAVALPMESNPEVMNKYLQKLGVSSKWKMVDVLGLEKDALQWVPRPVLAVLLLFPLSESYEQHRSQEEIELRSKAQEVNDVFHLRQVLSNVCGTIALVHSVANNAHTIEIEEGPLKRFLNDAKGLDAAAKGALLENSAALLDAYKDLVGGGNDETDVNEASNHFVTFIHKDGKLFELYGRKSFPIEHGATTPETFLEDAAKICREFIAREPDNIGFNVIALVSSE